From Candidatus Schekmanbacteria bacterium RIFCSPLOWO2_02_FULL_38_14, a single genomic window includes:
- a CDS encoding cell division protein FtsZ, whose product MLEFEEDLRCTAKIKVFGVGGGGGNAINTMVKASLSGVEFIAANTDVQALKASLASQKIQFGEKTTKGLGAGSDPSVGKKSALEDTDKILEACKGADMIFITAGMGGGTGTGAAPVIARIAKDCNALTVGVVTKPFLFEGKPRTRIAEEGIEELRKVVDSLIIVPNQRLLNIAGRTLPFLESFQLADDVLKQAVQGISDIIVKPGRINVDFADVRKVMESMGRCIMGTGVASGEGRAGEAAQKAISSPLLEDGSIEGAKGVLINITGGANVTLHEITEAASIINECVHEEALIILGAVIDERLEDEMMVTVIATGFGKEESQKIIPIKRDEGKGAIYQFHPENIEIPTYMRRKNVVIKAVSGKIMDEPVIYDENDLEVPAFLRRKVD is encoded by the coding sequence ATGTTAGAATTTGAAGAAGATTTAAGGTGTACTGCTAAAATAAAGGTTTTTGGTGTTGGTGGCGGTGGCGGGAATGCAATTAACACAATGGTAAAGGCATCTCTTTCAGGTGTTGAGTTCATTGCAGCAAACACGGATGTGCAGGCTCTGAAAGCGTCTCTTGCATCCCAAAAAATCCAGTTTGGGGAAAAAACAACAAAGGGGTTGGGTGCTGGTTCGGACCCCTCTGTTGGGAAAAAATCTGCACTTGAGGATACTGACAAGATTTTAGAAGCCTGCAAAGGGGCTGATATGATATTTATTACTGCAGGTATGGGAGGCGGAACCGGAACAGGGGCTGCGCCTGTAATTGCGCGGATAGCAAAGGACTGCAATGCGCTAACAGTCGGAGTTGTGACAAAGCCCTTTCTTTTTGAGGGTAAACCGAGAACACGGATTGCAGAAGAAGGCATTGAAGAACTTAGAAAAGTTGTTGACAGCCTGATTATTGTGCCAAACCAGAGGCTTTTAAATATTGCCGGAAGAACACTTCCTTTCCTCGAATCATTCCAGCTTGCTGATGATGTACTGAAACAGGCAGTTCAGGGCATATCAGATATAATAGTAAAGCCCGGACGTATAAATGTTGATTTTGCTGATGTAAGAAAAGTAATGGAGAGCATGGGGAGATGCATAATGGGAACAGGTGTTGCTTCAGGAGAAGGAAGGGCAGGTGAAGCTGCACAAAAAGCGATTTCAAGCCCGCTTCTGGAGGACGGTTCAATTGAAGGCGCAAAGGGAGTCCTGATAAATATAACCGGTGGAGCAAATGTTACACTTCACGAGATAACTGAAGCAGCATCAATTATCAATGAATGTGTTCATGAGGAAGCCCTCATAATACTCGGCGCTGTTATTGATGAAAGGCTTGAAGATGAGATGATGGTTACAGTGATTGCAACAGGCTTCGGAAAAGAGGAATCACAGAAAATTATTCCCATTAAAAGAGATGAAGGGAAGGGAGCTATCTACCAGTTCCATCCTGAAAATATAGAAATACCAACTTATATGAGGAGAAAAAATGTAGTAATAAAGGCGGTTTCCGGAAAAATCATGGATGAGCCTGTTATATATGATGAGAATGACTTGGAAGTTCCTGCATTTTTGAGAAGGAAGGTTGATTAA
- a CDS encoding cyclic pyranopterin phosphate synthase MoaA → MIDTQNRVINYLRVSVTDRCNLRCIYCMSRDGVDIKARSEILSFEELEKIISVATKSGVTKVRITGGEPLIRKGLIDFISRISKLPEIKDLSMTTNGILLKDYASLLKSAGLQRVNVSLDTLSPEKYREITENGEIERVWSGIFEAERIGLLPVKINLVVVRGLNDNELCDFAQLTRKYQYDIRFIEYMPVGATNYWSREKFMASSEILERISRRLGELTPLETENHSPAKYFQLANSKGRIGVISPISNHFCSSCNKLRLTSDGRLRACLFSDDEVDLKAILRSNYNTDDINNLLKEAVLRKPKDHNLKEGESFLLERTMSQIGG, encoded by the coding sequence CTGATTGACACACAAAACAGAGTAATCAATTATCTCAGGGTTTCGGTTACTGACCGCTGCAACCTGCGCTGTATATATTGTATGAGCAGAGACGGGGTTGATATTAAGGCGCGCTCAGAAATCCTCTCCTTTGAAGAGCTTGAAAAGATAATCTCAGTAGCAACAAAAAGCGGTGTTACCAAGGTGCGAATAACCGGAGGAGAGCCGCTGATTAGAAAAGGGCTTATTGATTTCATTTCACGGATTTCAAAGCTTCCTGAAATAAAAGACCTGAGTATGACCACAAACGGAATCCTGCTTAAAGATTATGCCTCCTTATTAAAGTCCGCCGGGCTTCAGAGAGTAAATGTAAGCCTTGATACCCTTAGCCCTGAAAAATACAGAGAAATAACAGAAAACGGAGAGATTGAAAGGGTCTGGAGCGGAATATTTGAAGCAGAAAGGATAGGGCTTTTACCAGTGAAAATCAATCTCGTTGTAGTGCGCGGCTTAAATGACAATGAGCTCTGTGATTTTGCGCAACTCACAAGAAAATATCAATATGATATCCGTTTCATAGAATATATGCCGGTTGGCGCAACAAACTACTGGAGCAGGGAAAAATTCATGGCAAGCTCTGAAATACTGGAAAGAATCAGCCGCAGATTAGGAGAATTAACACCTCTTGAAACAGAAAATCACAGCCCTGCAAAATATTTTCAGCTCGCCAATTCAAAAGGAAGAATAGGGGTAATAAGCCCTATTTCAAATCATTTCTGCAGCAGCTGCAACAAGCTCCGCCTTACATCGGATGGAAGGCTTAGGGCGTGCTTATTCTCTGATGATGAGGTTGACCTTAAAGCAATTCTGAGAAGCAACTACAACACAGATGATATAAACAATCTTCTTAAGGAAGCTGTTTTGAGAAAACCTAAAGATCACAATTTAAAAGAAGGTGAATCCTTTCTTTTAGAAAGAACTATGTCACAGATTGGCGGATAA
- a CDS encoding co-chaperone GroES, which translates to MKIRPLHDRILVQRLEEEEKSKGGIIIPDTAKEKPQEGKIIAVGKGKMLEDGKIAPLDVKVGDKVLFSKYAGSEVKIKGEEYSIMREDDILGVIE; encoded by the coding sequence ATGAAAATCAGACCATTACACGACCGTATATTAGTTCAGAGGCTTGAGGAAGAGGAAAAAAGCAAGGGAGGAATTATTATTCCTGATACAGCAAAGGAGAAACCACAGGAAGGAAAGATTATTGCTGTGGGCAAAGGAAAGATGCTTGAGGATGGAAAAATCGCCCCTCTTGATGTAAAGGTGGGTGACAAGGTTCTTTTCAGCAAGTATGCAGGTTCAGAGGTCAAGATTAAAGGCGAAGAGTATTCGATTATGAGAGAAGACGATATCCTCGGTGTTATTGAATAA
- a CDS encoding chaperonin GroL, whose amino-acid sequence MGAKQILFSDEARSKILKGVNILAQAVAVTLGPKGRNVVLDKSFGSPTITKDGVTVAKEIELEDKFENMGAQMVREVASKTSDVAGDGTTTATVLAQAIFREGSKNVTAGSNPMELKRGIEKAVETVIDELKKMSKPTKDKKEIAQVGTISANNDSTIGNLIAEAMEKVGKDGVITVEEAKSMETTLEVVEGMQFDRGYLSPYFVTDAERMECILENPYILICEKKISNMKDLLPILEKIAKTGKNFLIIAEEVEGEALATLVVNKLRGTLHCCSVKAPGFGDRRKAMLEDIAILTKGQVIAEDLGLKLENVKLEDLGECKKVIIDKDNTTIIEGAGDSKSIEGRVKQIRAQVEETTSDYDKEKLQERLAKLVGGVAIINVGAATETELKEKKARVEDALHATRAAVEEGIVPGGGVALLRCIPALEKIKLDGDKQIGIEIVKRAMEEPIRMIANNAGAEGSVVVQRVKTEKGSFGFNAETEEYEDLMKAGIIDPTKVTRSALQNAASIAALLITTEALITEKPEEKKEMGGMPQMPPGGGMY is encoded by the coding sequence ATGGGAGCTAAACAGATTCTATTTAGTGATGAAGCCAGAAGTAAAATTTTAAAGGGTGTGAATATTCTGGCTCAGGCAGTTGCAGTAACACTTGGACCAAAGGGAAGAAATGTAGTTCTTGATAAAAGCTTTGGTTCACCAACAATTACAAAGGATGGCGTAACAGTTGCAAAGGAAATCGAGCTTGAGGATAAGTTTGAAAATATGGGTGCTCAGATGGTAAGAGAGGTTGCAAGCAAGACCAGCGATGTTGCAGGAGATGGCACCACAACAGCTACAGTTCTTGCTCAGGCTATTTTCAGAGAAGGTTCAAAAAATGTTACAGCAGGTTCTAATCCGATGGAACTCAAGAGAGGGATTGAAAAGGCTGTTGAGACAGTGATTGATGAGCTTAAGAAAATGAGCAAGCCAACAAAAGACAAGAAAGAAATAGCCCAGGTTGGAACAATCTCTGCAAATAATGATTCCACAATCGGAAACCTGATTGCCGAGGCAATGGAGAAGGTTGGAAAGGATGGAGTCATTACAGTTGAAGAAGCAAAGAGCATGGAAACAACCCTTGAAGTAGTGGAGGGAATGCAGTTTGACCGCGGTTACTTGTCTCCATACTTTGTTACAGATGCAGAAAGAATGGAGTGTATTTTAGAAAATCCTTACATCCTTATCTGCGAAAAGAAAATAAGCAACATGAAAGACCTTCTTCCAATACTTGAAAAAATTGCAAAAACAGGAAAAAATTTCCTGATTATTGCAGAAGAGGTTGAGGGTGAGGCTCTTGCAACTCTTGTTGTTAATAAACTGAGAGGAACGCTCCATTGCTGTTCTGTAAAGGCTCCGGGTTTTGGTGACAGGAGAAAGGCAATGTTAGAGGACATTGCAATACTGACAAAAGGACAGGTTATTGCTGAAGACCTTGGACTGAAGCTTGAAAATGTAAAGCTTGAGGATCTGGGAGAGTGCAAAAAGGTTATTATTGACAAGGATAATACAACAATAATTGAAGGCGCAGGCGATTCAAAATCAATTGAAGGCAGGGTAAAGCAAATAAGAGCACAGGTTGAAGAAACAACATCTGATTACGACAAGGAAAAACTTCAGGAAAGACTTGCGAAACTTGTTGGAGGAGTTGCAATAATCAATGTTGGAGCAGCCACTGAGACAGAATTAAAAGAGAAAAAGGCAAGGGTTGAAGATGCGCTTCACGCAACAAGGGCTGCAGTAGAAGAAGGAATCGTTCCTGGCGGCGGAGTTGCCCTTTTAAGATGCATACCAGCACTTGAAAAAATAAAGCTTGATGGTGACAAACAGATAGGTATTGAAATCGTAAAGCGCGCCATGGAAGAACCAATAAGAATGATTGCAAACAATGCAGGCGCTGAAGGTTCTGTCGTTGTTCAGAGAGTAAAGACTGAAAAGGGATCCTTTGGATTCAACGCAGAGACAGAGGAATATGAGGACCTGATGAAAGCAGGAATTATTGACCCGACAAAGGTTACAAGGTCAGCCCTGCAGAATGCCGCAAGCATTGCTGCGCTTCTCATAACAACCGAAGCGCTCATCACAGAGAAACCTGAAGAGAAGAAAGAAATGGGTGGAATGCCTCAAATGCCTCCAGGCGGAGGAATGTACTAA
- a CDS encoding L-aspartate oxidase yields the protein MATDLLIIGCGIAGCSAALEAARQGLSVLMITKSKEPEESNTFHAQGGIIYKGRNDSEKLLMKDLMRAGAGLCKYNAIDVLSGKGPVLVEKILMKELKVNFDRTSRDELHLTEEGAHSIPRIIHAEDLTGKAIELAFIKGIKKYKNITVKTSLSAIDLLTLSHHSLNPLDIYKEPTCAGAYVFDQTANKVFPVMAKETLLATGGIGRLYLHTTNPKGARGDGIAMAYRAGARIQNMEYIQFHPTALYHPDGERFLLSESMRGEGARLINKKGESFMDKYHKLGSLAPRDIVARGIHEEMLQDGSECVFLDISHKKAEWIKKRFPNIYKKCLEFKIDITKQPIPVVPAAHYSCGGIVVDTEGRTSIKRLRAAGEVACSGIHGANRLASSSLLEGLVWGTLAGESIAREVKEMKIDFPKISAWKYEKEEADPALILQDWLTIRHTMWNYVGLVRTTKRLARAEKILTELQSEIEEFYRYSVLSDDLIGLRNGIQASLVILQAAKVNRKSRGCHYRKD from the coding sequence ATGGCTACTGATCTGCTGATAATAGGATGCGGGATTGCAGGGTGCAGCGCTGCTCTGGAAGCTGCAAGGCAGGGGCTCTCGGTCTTAATGATAACAAAATCAAAAGAGCCTGAAGAAAGCAATACATTCCACGCTCAGGGTGGAATTATTTACAAAGGCAGGAACGACTCGGAAAAATTGCTGATGAAAGACCTGATGAGAGCAGGGGCAGGGCTTTGCAAGTATAATGCCATAGATGTTCTGTCAGGAAAGGGACCTGTGCTTGTTGAAAAAATCCTGATGAAGGAATTAAAGGTAAATTTTGACAGGACCTCAAGAGACGAACTGCATCTGACTGAAGAGGGAGCGCATTCAATCCCAAGGATAATCCATGCAGAGGATTTAACCGGAAAGGCAATTGAGCTTGCATTTATAAAAGGGATTAAAAAATATAAAAACATAACAGTAAAAACATCTCTTAGCGCAATTGACCTTCTCACTCTTTCACATCATTCCTTAAATCCTCTTGATATCTATAAAGAGCCAACCTGTGCAGGGGCTTATGTTTTTGACCAGACTGCTAATAAAGTATTTCCTGTAATGGCAAAGGAAACACTCCTTGCAACAGGCGGGATAGGAAGGCTCTACCTTCATACAACAAATCCAAAAGGCGCAAGGGGTGACGGAATTGCAATGGCGTACAGGGCTGGAGCAAGAATACAGAACATGGAGTATATCCAGTTCCATCCCACTGCACTCTACCATCCTGACGGCGAGAGGTTCCTTCTTTCTGAGTCAATGCGGGGTGAAGGGGCAAGGCTTATAAATAAAAAAGGTGAGTCTTTTATGGATAAATACCATAAGCTCGGCTCCCTTGCACCAAGGGATATTGTTGCAAGAGGAATACACGAGGAGATGCTTCAGGATGGAAGCGAATGCGTGTTTTTAGACATATCTCACAAGAAAGCGGAATGGATAAAAAAGAGATTCCCCAATATCTATAAAAAATGCCTGGAGTTTAAGATTGATATAACAAAGCAGCCGATTCCGGTTGTCCCTGCAGCCCATTATTCCTGCGGTGGCATTGTGGTTGACACAGAAGGGAGGACATCAATTAAAAGACTGCGTGCTGCCGGAGAGGTTGCCTGTTCCGGAATACACGGAGCAAACAGGCTTGCATCAAGCTCACTTCTTGAAGGCTTGGTATGGGGGACACTTGCAGGTGAAAGCATTGCAAGGGAAGTAAAAGAAATGAAGATTGATTTTCCCAAAATATCTGCGTGGAAATATGAAAAAGAAGAAGCTGACCCTGCTCTTATCCTGCAGGACTGGCTCACAATAAGGCATACAATGTGGAACTATGTCGGGCTGGTTCGCACAACAAAGAGGCTTGCAAGGGCTGAGAAGATTTTAACAGAACTGCAATCTGAAATTGAAGAATTCTACCGCTATTCAGTCCTCTCTGATGACCTCATAGGGCTTAGAAACGGCATCCAGGCATCGCTTGTGATTCTTCAGGCTGCAAAGGTCAACCGCAAAAGCAGAGGATGCCATTACAGGAAGGATTAG
- a CDS encoding chromosome segregation protein SMC has product MRIEKVEAIGFKSFSDKVEIAFQPGITAVVGPNGCGKSNISDAISWVLGEQSAKHLRGKKMEDIIFNGTESRKPMSMAEVTLTVSNDNGNLGSVYKDFREIMITRRLYRSGESEYYINKTLCRLKDIHELFLDTGVGAKACSIIKQGEVSELLTSHAEQRRSLIEEAAGIEKYQLRKKETEKKLEHTKENLVKVDLIISEVKKQVNSLVRQARKAKVYNKFQKKISEFEIKIAALKLKSLEANYKPLEDGFVRLQDEKIGKSSKLMEFESKFEEIKLDIMKREEELRGLQDGFHQKDMEISGVRSRIELLGKEISHMDNIKSKASDDINILNFQMDEFKCELSEREIQKDKIRDALTGRKAELSEKEKNFECLKKDVSSKLDLIEAQKNKIVELIAEISTTRNVIQEGDIRVEDLNRRMKSEGEEKEKETFELEEIEKKISEINEEIGMVNENHSMVTGGINSLISKLEEKENRLSALEKEIREVADTLTLKKSEISSLKKILDNHEGFDRGVKAILKEIEVNGDEWRGVLGTLSDFIETTQGYEVAIEAVLKDKLQSVIVESQSEAIRALEYLKTSSEGRSSFLPLHPKQSASGGLHVAHEVSKNAQGVAGMAVDFIKYPEKFSNLVNYLLSDVIVVDSFEKAYELWKSNGNGFSYVSLSGDIIAHNGAVSGGATNVLDHGLLMKKREAKELEEEINVLAGKKEELDKICAELKEGILNDKTEKENLEKELREIQVRQVHLAKDLEVKADGRKRVNERIEQIAFEIDGIFYEREEIAKELKSYQERLALQEEAKRDVEGNLNKMQEELGVVQDRLEKERDKLTELKVGVARDEEEEKRIEFQIESLKSSLDDVANRISKENLDISDADKKIFESNELIKEMKVELEAKLKEGEDIRESLNLRKAEMESILYNHNSLEAEIRVIRKECEALNQELSGIDKQRTEISIEINNLNKALAEGYSKTADEAKNMVADGDDLNLIREELQKFKSRREKIGLVNLGAITEYEEQKKRFDFLEAQKKDLVDSAESLKKAISTINKTSKERFIETFNIINEKFREVFQLFFSGGDAELRLVDEANPLETGIEIVAQPPGKRLQNVSLLSGGEKALTFISLLFSVFLIKPSPFCLLDEVDAPLDEANLMRLNNFIKKLSDKTQFLVITHANRTMATADVLYGITMEEAGITKIVSVKLKEEESKEVHKQKVTLARPEKFKPAAALTA; this is encoded by the coding sequence TTGAGAATAGAAAAAGTTGAAGCCATTGGTTTTAAATCCTTCTCAGACAAGGTTGAAATAGCTTTTCAGCCGGGAATTACTGCAGTTGTTGGTCCTAATGGATGCGGAAAGAGCAACATATCAGATGCAATAAGCTGGGTTCTGGGAGAACAGAGTGCAAAGCATTTGAGAGGCAAGAAGATGGAAGATATAATTTTCAATGGAACTGAATCAAGAAAACCAATGAGCATGGCAGAGGTTACATTAACTGTTTCCAATGATAATGGAAACCTTGGTTCAGTTTACAAAGATTTTAGAGAAATTATGATAACAAGAAGGCTCTACAGATCAGGAGAGAGCGAGTACTACATAAACAAAACTTTGTGCAGGCTAAAAGATATTCATGAACTCTTTCTTGATACAGGCGTTGGAGCAAAAGCCTGCTCAATAATAAAACAGGGAGAGGTTTCAGAACTCCTGACATCACACGCTGAGCAGAGGAGAAGCCTGATTGAAGAGGCAGCGGGAATTGAAAAATATCAGTTGAGAAAAAAAGAAACAGAAAAAAAGCTTGAACATACAAAGGAGAACCTTGTAAAAGTTGATTTGATTATCTCTGAGGTAAAAAAACAGGTGAACTCACTTGTCCGGCAGGCAAGGAAGGCAAAGGTCTACAATAAATTCCAGAAGAAAATAAGCGAGTTTGAAATAAAGATAGCTGCCCTGAAACTCAAAAGCCTTGAAGCGAATTACAAACCCCTTGAAGATGGTTTTGTGAGGCTTCAGGATGAAAAAATCGGGAAATCTTCAAAGCTCATGGAGTTTGAATCAAAATTTGAAGAGATAAAGCTTGATATTATGAAGAGAGAAGAAGAACTCAGAGGGCTTCAGGATGGTTTCCATCAGAAGGATATGGAAATTTCAGGTGTCAGGTCGCGCATAGAGTTGCTTGGAAAAGAAATATCGCATATGGATAACATCAAATCAAAAGCCAGTGATGACATAAACATTTTAAATTTTCAGATGGATGAGTTTAAATGCGAGCTTTCAGAAAGGGAAATCCAAAAGGATAAAATCAGGGATGCGCTGACCGGCAGGAAGGCTGAACTTTCGGAAAAAGAAAAGAATTTTGAGTGTTTAAAAAAGGATGTATCCTCAAAGCTTGATTTGATTGAGGCTCAGAAAAATAAAATAGTCGAGCTTATTGCAGAAATCAGCACTACAAGAAATGTAATTCAGGAAGGTGATATAAGAGTAGAGGATTTAAACCGCAGGATGAAATCAGAAGGGGAAGAGAAAGAAAAAGAGACTTTTGAGCTTGAGGAAATTGAAAAGAAAATTTCTGAGATAAATGAGGAAATAGGAATGGTCAATGAAAACCATTCCATGGTTACAGGCGGGATAAATAGTCTGATATCAAAGCTTGAAGAGAAAGAAAACAGACTATCAGCCCTTGAGAAAGAGATTAGGGAGGTTGCTGACACATTAACCTTAAAAAAATCTGAAATTTCTTCTTTGAAGAAAATCCTCGATAACCATGAGGGTTTTGACAGGGGTGTAAAGGCTATACTGAAAGAGATTGAGGTGAATGGTGATGAATGGCGGGGAGTTTTAGGAACGCTTTCTGATTTTATTGAAACCACACAGGGATATGAGGTTGCAATTGAGGCGGTTCTTAAGGACAAATTGCAGAGTGTAATTGTTGAATCGCAGAGCGAGGCAATAAGAGCGCTTGAATATCTTAAGACCTCCAGTGAGGGGAGAAGCAGTTTTCTTCCGTTGCATCCAAAACAATCAGCATCAGGCGGGCTTCACGTGGCGCACGAGGTTTCTAAAAATGCACAGGGAGTGGCTGGAATGGCTGTTGATTTTATAAAATATCCTGAAAAATTCTCAAATCTTGTAAACTACCTTTTATCAGATGTCATAGTTGTTGATTCTTTTGAAAAGGCTTATGAGCTTTGGAAAAGTAACGGAAACGGGTTTTCCTATGTCTCTCTTTCAGGAGATATTATTGCTCATAACGGAGCAGTAAGCGGTGGCGCAACAAATGTTCTTGACCACGGGCTTTTGATGAAAAAGCGCGAGGCAAAAGAGCTTGAGGAAGAGATAAATGTCCTTGCAGGAAAAAAAGAAGAGCTTGATAAAATTTGCGCTGAGCTGAAAGAGGGTATTTTAAATGATAAAACTGAGAAAGAGAATCTGGAAAAGGAGCTGAGAGAAATACAGGTGAGGCAGGTGCATCTTGCAAAAGACCTTGAAGTTAAAGCTGATGGCAGGAAAAGAGTTAATGAAAGGATAGAGCAGATTGCATTTGAGATTGACGGAATTTTTTATGAGAGAGAGGAAATTGCAAAGGAGCTTAAATCCTATCAGGAAAGGCTTGCCCTTCAGGAAGAGGCCAAGAGAGATGTAGAGGGAAATCTGAATAAAATGCAGGAAGAGCTTGGTGTGGTTCAGGACAGGCTTGAGAAGGAAAGAGACAAGCTTACAGAATTAAAGGTTGGTGTTGCAAGGGATGAGGAAGAGGAGAAGAGGATTGAGTTTCAGATTGAAAGCCTAAAAAGTTCTCTTGATGATGTGGCAAACAGAATATCAAAGGAGAACCTTGATATAAGCGATGCAGATAAAAAGATTTTCGAGTCAAATGAACTGATTAAGGAAATGAAGGTTGAGCTTGAAGCAAAACTTAAGGAGGGTGAAGATATAAGAGAGAGCCTCAACTTGAGAAAAGCGGAGATGGAAAGCATTCTGTATAATCATAATAGCCTTGAAGCAGAAATAAGGGTTATCAGGAAAGAGTGCGAAGCGCTGAATCAGGAACTTAGTGGAATCGACAAACAGAGAACAGAGATAAGCATAGAGATTAATAATTTGAACAAAGCGCTGGCTGAAGGCTATTCAAAAACTGCAGATGAAGCAAAAAACATGGTTGCTGACGGAGATGATCTGAACCTGATTCGGGAGGAGTTGCAGAAGTTTAAAAGCAGGAGAGAAAAAATCGGGCTTGTGAACCTTGGAGCCATTACTGAATACGAGGAGCAGAAAAAACGTTTTGATTTTCTTGAGGCACAGAAAAAAGATCTTGTTGATTCTGCTGAGTCGCTCAAAAAGGCAATTTCCACGATTAACAAGACTTCAAAAGAAAGATTTATTGAGACATTCAATATTATAAACGAGAAATTCAGGGAAGTTTTTCAGCTTTTCTTTTCAGGAGGCGATGCTGAGCTGCGGCTTGTTGATGAGGCAAATCCTCTGGAGACAGGAATAGAGATTGTTGCACAACCTCCGGGAAAAAGGCTTCAGAATGTAAGCCTTCTTTCAGGCGGCGAGAAAGCCCTTACTTTTATTTCACTTCTTTTTTCAGTTTTTCTGATAAAGCCGTCGCCATTCTGTCTTCTTGATGAGGTTGACGCACCGCTTGATGAAGCAAATCTTATGCGCTTAAATAACTTTATCAAAAAACTCTCTGACAAGACACAGTTCCTTGTCATAACGCACGCAAACAGGACAATGGCAACAGCAGATGTCCTTTACGGAATAACAATGGAAGAAGCCGGCATTACCAAGATTGTGTCTGTGAAACTTAAAGAAGAAGAATCAAAAGAAGTCCATAAGCAAAAAGTGACTTTAGCAAGACCTGAGAAATTCAAACCAGCAGCAGCGCTGACAGCGTGA
- a CDS encoding cell division protein FtsA, which produces MSVGKKDDIVVGLDIGTTKICALVAEISKSGEIEIVGIGTYPSFGLRKGVVVNIESTVNSIKKAVEEAELMAGVEFDSVYAGIAGGHIRGFNSHGVVAVKDKEVTTKDIQRAVDAATAVAMPLDREVIHVLPQEFIVDDQDGIRDPLGMSGVRLEVKVHIVTGAVTSAQNIIKSCNRAGLNVRDIVLQQLASSEAVLTADEKELGVALVDIGGGTTDLAIYYQGSIKHTSVIALGGNHVTNDIAVGLRTPTKDAEMIKRRFGSASALLVKANETVEVPSVGGRDSRVLSRKILSEIIQPRVEEILTLIRQEIKRSGIEDLIASGIVVTGGASIMEGIQNIGEQVFELPVRIGTPSGVGGLVDIVNSPIYSTAVGLVLYGSRNRGRKGLGGGSDDRMFNKIIKRMKEWVQEFF; this is translated from the coding sequence ATTAGCGTGGGCAAAAAAGATGATATCGTAGTTGGGCTTGATATCGGTACAACCAAAATATGTGCGCTTGTGGCTGAAATCTCAAAATCAGGAGAGATAGAGATTGTCGGGATAGGAACATATCCTTCCTTCGGACTACGAAAGGGAGTGGTTGTAAATATTGAGAGTACGGTTAATTCCATAAAAAAAGCAGTTGAAGAAGCAGAACTCATGGCAGGAGTTGAGTTTGATTCTGTTTATGCAGGGATAGCAGGTGGCCATATAAGGGGTTTTAACAGCCATGGTGTTGTTGCAGTGAAGGACAAGGAAGTTACTACCAAGGATATTCAGCGTGCAGTGGATGCTGCAACTGCCGTGGCAATGCCGCTTGACAGGGAAGTAATACATGTTTTGCCGCAGGAATTCATTGTAGATGACCAGGATGGAATAAGAGACCCGCTTGGAATGTCAGGAGTGAGGCTTGAGGTTAAGGTCCACATTGTTACAGGGGCTGTTACTTCAGCCCAGAATATAATCAAAAGCTGTAACCGCGCAGGGCTTAATGTAAGGGACATTGTCCTGCAGCAGTTGGCTTCAAGCGAGGCAGTGCTTACAGCTGATGAAAAGGAGCTTGGCGTGGCTCTTGTGGACATTGGAGGAGGCACAACGGACCTTGCAATTTATTATCAGGGAAGCATTAAGCACACGTCTGTCATAGCACTGGGAGGGAACCACGTGACAAATGACATAGCTGTAGGTCTGCGGACTCCAACAAAAGATGCTGAGATGATAAAAAGGAGATTTGGCTCTGCCTCTGCTTTGCTTGTCAAGGCAAATGAAACCGTTGAAGTGCCAAGTGTTGGCGGCAGGGATTCACGAGTCCTTTCAAGAAAGATTCTAAGTGAAATAATCCAGCCAAGGGTTGAGGAGATTTTAACTTTAATCCGCCAGGAAATAAAGCGTTCAGGCATAGAGGATTTGATTGCTTCAGGAATCGTGGTTACTGGAGGTGCTTCAATAATGGAAGGGATACAGAACATAGGAGAGCAGGTGTTTGAGCTTCCTGTGCGCATTGGAACCCCAAGCGGAGTCGGAGGGCTTGTTGATATAGTTAATAGTCCTATTTATTCCACAGCTGTAGGACTTGTGCTTTACGGGAGTAGAAACAGAGGAAGAAAAGGGCTTGGCGGGGGTTCAGATGACAGGATGTTTAATAAAATCATCAAGAGAATGAAAGAATGGGTTCAGGAATTCTTCTAA